A single window of Mycolicibacterium madagascariense DNA harbors:
- the era gene encoding GTPase Era, producing the protein MTTEFRSGFVCFVGRPNTGKSTLTNALVGAKVAITSNRPQTTRHTIRGIVHREDVQIILVDTPGLHRPRTLLGERLNELVKATYSEVDVIGLCIPADEAIGPGDRWIYEQIRAVAPRTTLVVVVTKTDKVSKEKVAAQLMAVDQLTGGSAEIVPVSAATGEQVALLTDVLAAQLPPGPAFYPDGELTDEPEEVLMAELIREAALEGVRDELPHSLAVVIDEVEPREGREDLIDVHAILYVERDSQKGIVIGKGGARLREVGTAARQQIETLLGTKVYLDLRVKIAKNWQRDPKQLGRLGF; encoded by the coding sequence ATGACCACCGAATTCCGTTCGGGCTTCGTCTGTTTCGTGGGCAGGCCCAACACCGGGAAGTCGACGCTGACCAACGCCCTCGTCGGGGCCAAGGTGGCCATCACGTCGAACCGCCCGCAGACCACCCGCCACACGATCCGCGGCATCGTGCACCGCGAGGACGTCCAGATCATCCTCGTCGACACGCCGGGTCTGCACCGACCCCGCACGCTGCTCGGCGAGCGGCTCAACGAACTGGTGAAGGCCACCTACTCCGAGGTCGACGTCATCGGTCTGTGCATCCCCGCCGACGAGGCCATCGGCCCCGGCGACCGGTGGATCTACGAGCAGATCCGCGCGGTGGCGCCGAGGACGACGCTCGTCGTCGTCGTCACCAAGACCGACAAGGTGTCCAAGGAGAAGGTCGCCGCGCAGTTGATGGCGGTGGACCAACTGACGGGCGGCTCCGCCGAGATCGTCCCCGTGTCGGCCGCCACCGGCGAGCAGGTCGCGCTGCTGACCGACGTGCTCGCCGCCCAGCTGCCGCCGGGGCCGGCGTTCTACCCCGACGGCGAGCTGACCGACGAGCCGGAAGAGGTGCTGATGGCCGAGCTGATCCGCGAGGCCGCTCTCGAGGGAGTGCGCGACGAGCTGCCGCACTCGCTGGCCGTCGTCATCGACGAGGTGGAGCCGCGCGAGGGCCGAGAGGACCTCATCGACGTGCACGCCATCCTCTACGTCGAACGGGATTCGCAGAAGGGCATCGTCATCGGCAAGGGGGGTGCGCGGCTGCGGGAGGTCGGCACCGCGGCCCGGCAGCAGATCGAGACGCTGCTGGGCACCAAGGTGTACCTGGACCTGCGGGTGAAGATCGCCAAGAACTGGCAGCGCGACCCCAAACAGCTTGGTCGCCTGGGCTTCTGA